In one window of Nicotiana tabacum cultivar K326 chromosome 12, ASM71507v2, whole genome shotgun sequence DNA:
- the LOC107819231 gene encoding uncharacterized protein LOC107819231, translated as MKTSKELWPVFENKYKTKDARLNKFVAAKFLDYKMVDGKSVITQVQELQVIIHDLLAEGLFINEAFQVSALIEKLPPLWKDFKNYLKYKHKEMSLEDLIVRLRIKEEYNVAEKKVRGNSIIMGANIIEDAPKNTKKRKKPSGPNVNPSKKRFNGNWYNYGKVEYKSVDYRARKKDKKKGQANMVKKNEDIYDLCAMIFECKLVEILMEWWIDYGATRHVCVVSEAFATYATAGLEKTLSMRNSATTKIEGCGKIFLKLTSCKMAIVIGSLSSSSASNAQSSFEALVNSDAPDLSSNLSHLFDRLTCNWLVFLTLTISIPLYTSMPASLNSGYV; from the exons ATGAAGACGTCGAAAGAACTGTGGCCTGTATTTGAAAACAAATACAAAACTAAAGATGCCAGGTTGAATAAGTttgttgccgcaaaatttttggactataaAATGGTCGATGGCAAGTccgttattacccaagtccaagaATTACAAGTAATTATTCATGATCTCCTGGCTGAAG GTTTgttcatcaatgaagcattccaggTTTCAGCtttgattgagaagttgcctcctttgtggaaggacttcaaaaattacttGAAATACAAGCACAAGGAGATGTCGCtcgaagatctcattgttcggttgaggaTCAAAGAGGAATACAATGTTGCTGAAAAGAAGGTTCGTGGAAACTCAAtaataatgggagcaaacattATTGAGGATGCTccaaaaaatactaaaaagagaaagaagcctTCAGGACCAAACGTTAACCCAAGTAAGAAGAGGTTCAATGGAAATTGGTATAACTACGGGAAAGTTGAATACAAGTCTGTAGATTATCGTGCtcgaaagaaagacaagaagaagggtcaagcaaacatggttaaAAAGAACGAggatatttatgacttgtgtgctatgaTTTTTGAATGCAAATTGGTAGAAATTCTCATGGAATGGTGGATTGATTATGGAGCTACTCGCCATGTTTGTGTTGTTAGTGAAGCGTTTGCTACATATGCTACCGCTGGACTCGAAAAGACGCTTTCTATGCGAAATTCTGCAACAaccaagattgaaggatgtggAAAGATATTTCTGAAATTGACTTCTTGCAAGATG GCCATCGTGATTGGTTCATTATCCTCATCCAGTGCAAGCAATGCTCAGAGCTCTtttgaggctcttgtgaactctgatgCACCAGATTTGAG CTCTAATCTTTCTCATCTCTTTGATCGGTTAACTTGCAACTGGTTAGTATTCTTGACTCTCACAATTTCTATTCCCCTTTATAC TTCCATGCCTGCTAGTCTTAATTCAGGCTATGTCTAA